The Neospora caninum Liverpool complete genome, chromosome X genome includes a region encoding these proteins:
- a CDS encoding putative rRNA processing protein yields the protein MAYDNVINDDIEEDFIWRRPTKRTRGITFNTSSRTGIWGKALKWGTMALIGAAALGITAKAGRAALNMWSTTCPARVPTKGGTRAHRARGYLNGSLDRARTLAAGAGELFNAVFVLPPPGQAREYRNGAPFPGNEQEGPAPFVPLLPQLSWLRGPDDQVTETMPVIPLPDMRRMLDYVPSSVIETLNMGQLHPTGLRDTREKDIHLERGSQ from the exons AAACGATGATATAGAGGAGGATTTCATTTGGAGACGGCCTACAAAGAGAACGCGGGGAAT CACGTTTAATACGTCGTCAAGGACAGGCATTTGGGGCAAGGCTCTCAAATGGGGGACTATGGCCCTGATTGGAGCCGCGGCCCTTGGAATAACAGCGAAAGCTGGCCGGGCTGCCTTAAATATGT GGTCAACAACCTGTCCTGCGCGGGTTCCCACGAAGGGCG GCACCAGGGCGCATCGAGCTCGGGGATATCTTAATGGTTCCCTGGATCGG GCAAGGACGTTGGCGGCGGGAGCTGGGGAATTGTTTAATGCTGTCTTCGTGCTG CCTCCGCCGGGTCAAGCAAGGGAATATCGTAATGGTGCACCCTTCCCG GGAAACGAACAAGAGGGCCCGGCTCCGTTCGTACCCCTGCTGCCCCAACTAAGCTGGTTACGAGGTCCGGACGACCAAGTCACCGAGACGATGCCGGTTATACCCCTGCCCGACATGAGGAGGATGCTA GATTACGTGCCTTCGTCCGTTATAGAAACTCTGAACA TGGGGCAACTACATCCGACGGGATTGAGGGACACAAGGGAAAAA GACATACACCTAGAGCGAGGGTCACAGTAG